The Oceanococcus sp. HetDA_MAG_MS8 genome window below encodes:
- a CDS encoding glycosyltransferase family 9 protein, whose amino-acid sequence MLPVVHSLRKHWPQTRITWIIGKHEHRLMQALADVEFLVLDKAAGWRGYRQLYAQLAGRRFDLLLLMQVSMRAHIASLGVRAQRRIGYDAVRGRDLHGLFVDERIPFIDRQHVLEAQLGFLRYLGLPEPVLSWSIPISDAERQWAADKLPGTQPTLLLAPASSVALRNWSVKGYSGLVDYALEELGLRVVICGGPSAGERQLADRILAECRSQQSPLDLVGQDTLPQLLALMERSTVVVGPDSGPAHMAALAGTPAIGLYGLSNPQRCGPYRWRQYCVDAYPRALQAVMAKSVEQVPWGTRVESEQAMACITVEEVCARLRQVCTARLAGAA is encoded by the coding sequence ATGCTGCCGGTGGTGCATAGCTTGCGTAAGCATTGGCCGCAGACTCGCATCACTTGGATCATCGGGAAGCATGAGCACCGCTTAATGCAGGCCTTAGCCGATGTGGAATTCCTGGTGTTGGATAAGGCTGCCGGATGGCGAGGCTACCGGCAGCTCTACGCACAGTTGGCTGGACGGCGTTTTGACCTGCTGCTGCTCATGCAGGTGAGCATGCGGGCTCATATTGCCAGTCTAGGGGTACGCGCCCAGCGCCGAATTGGCTATGACGCGGTGCGAGGGCGAGACCTGCATGGCCTGTTTGTAGACGAGCGTATTCCGTTCATTGATCGCCAGCATGTGCTTGAAGCCCAATTGGGGTTCTTGCGCTATCTCGGGCTGCCGGAGCCTGTACTGAGTTGGTCTATCCCCATTAGCGACGCTGAGCGGCAGTGGGCCGCTGACAAACTTCCAGGTACGCAGCCCACATTACTGCTGGCTCCGGCCTCTAGCGTGGCTCTGCGCAATTGGAGCGTAAAAGGCTACTCAGGGCTGGTGGATTATGCGCTGGAGGAACTCGGTCTGCGCGTCGTGATTTGTGGTGGGCCCAGCGCCGGTGAGCGGCAGCTAGCCGATCGCATTCTGGCTGAATGTCGGAGTCAACAGTCCCCCCTGGATTTGGTCGGTCAGGACACCTTGCCGCAGCTTTTAGCGCTGATGGAACGCAGTACGGTGGTGGTGGGACCGGACTCTGGTCCAGCGCATATGGCTGCGCTGGCCGGAACGCCAGCGATTGGTTTGTATGGTTTGAGTAACCCGCAGCGTTGCGGGCCTTATCGTTGGCGTCAATACTGCGTAGACGCCTATCCACGCGCCTTGCAGGCGGTGATGGCGAAGTCGGTGGAGCAGGTGCCCTGGGGAACGCGGGTGGAGTCCGAGCAGGCCATGGCCTGCATCACTGTGGAGGAAGTCTGCGCGCGTCTGCGGCAAGTCTGTACCGCGCGCTTAGCAGGCGCCGCCTAA
- a CDS encoding glycosyltransferase family 9 protein — MLPFASTDAPIVMRFGALGDMVMLVPMLNWLAATTGAPVDIIGSGGWTKPLLSGVDSVNQLHLLSSRKTPYLFNRSQQELVQWLKTQHPRPVIICETEPKSRWLVERAGYGPDEMFWAGDLPIQAGEHWVQRWLRLACLCYGQRWEPGIAHTYTHQGWLPASGAAREDFQQWVQARGWQQAELLLIQPGNKRTMRRGRAERQSNPKFWPDDYWVAVAQWLCTQHPQAQVLFCGSPEEAEYIDRLSAACNHPRVHNLARDLPIPRLLALLEKAQGLISVDTGPAHAAAAAGCPTVVLFADKDPALWQPYTGPAAVIPLQASSQSMADISVAEVQQAWQQLSLSTAGHG; from the coding sequence ATGCTGCCCTTTGCTTCCACCGATGCCCCCATTGTCATGCGCTTTGGCGCCTTGGGCGACATGGTCATGCTCGTCCCCATGCTCAACTGGTTGGCCGCAACCACGGGCGCGCCGGTGGACATTATTGGATCTGGAGGCTGGACCAAGCCCTTGCTATCGGGCGTGGACTCGGTCAACCAGCTGCACCTACTCAGCAGCCGCAAGACGCCTTATCTTTTCAATCGCAGCCAGCAAGAGCTCGTCCAATGGCTCAAAACCCAGCACCCCAGGCCGGTAATCATCTGCGAAACCGAGCCCAAGTCACGTTGGCTGGTCGAGCGCGCCGGCTATGGCCCCGATGAGATGTTTTGGGCCGGAGATCTGCCCATCCAGGCGGGAGAGCACTGGGTGCAGCGATGGTTGCGTTTAGCCTGCCTATGCTATGGGCAGCGCTGGGAGCCGGGTATTGCCCATACCTACACCCACCAGGGTTGGCTACCGGCCTCCGGCGCGGCCCGCGAGGATTTTCAGCAATGGGTGCAGGCTCGTGGCTGGCAGCAGGCCGAGCTGCTGCTGATTCAGCCCGGCAACAAACGCACCATGCGGCGCGGTCGCGCCGAACGTCAGAGCAACCCTAAATTTTGGCCGGACGACTATTGGGTCGCCGTGGCGCAATGGCTCTGCACCCAGCACCCACAGGCCCAGGTGCTGTTTTGTGGGTCGCCTGAAGAAGCCGAATACATCGATCGCTTGAGCGCGGCCTGCAACCATCCCAGAGTGCATAACCTCGCCCGCGATTTGCCCATACCCCGACTGCTGGCGCTGCTGGAGAAAGCCCAAGGCCTCATCAGTGTAGATACCGGCCCTGCCCACGCGGCAGCTGCCGCCGGATGCCCGACGGTGGTCCTTTTTGCCGACAAGGACCCGGCACTGTGGCAACCCTATACGGGCCCCGCTGCGGTCATTCCCCTGCAGGCATCTTCGCAAAGCATGGCCGACATCTCCGTCGCTGAGGTGCAGCAGGCCTGGCAACAACTCAGCCTATCCACCGCAGGCCATGGCTAG
- a CDS encoding glycosyltransferase family 2 protein, with amino-acid sequence MQTSTSPQQIGVVITTYNAPLWLEKVLIGYEQQTDTHFKVFVADDGSGPETAALIERFQGRRKLSIVHVWHEDQGFRKCQILNKVIAQTDCDYLIFTDGDCIPEPDFVATHRRLAKPGWFLSGGYIKLTMPVSEQISEEDICAGRCFDADWLVAQGQPRNRRLWKLTRSTFWKTWLNRLTPANASWNGMNSSTWTEDLKAVNGFNEDMQYGGLDRELGERLWNYGHQSQQIRYSTVCLHLDHARGYSKAHIRARNDAIRKAVKKNKTVRAANGIHKLQDSTA; translated from the coding sequence ATGCAGACCTCTACCAGCCCTCAGCAGATTGGCGTGGTGATTACCACTTACAACGCGCCGCTCTGGTTAGAAAAGGTGCTCATCGGCTATGAGCAGCAAACCGACACCCACTTCAAGGTGTTTGTGGCTGATGACGGTTCTGGGCCGGAGACGGCCGCGCTTATCGAGCGTTTTCAAGGCCGGCGCAAGCTCTCAATTGTTCATGTTTGGCATGAGGACCAGGGCTTTAGGAAGTGCCAAATCCTGAATAAAGTGATTGCGCAGACGGATTGTGATTACCTGATCTTTACCGACGGGGACTGCATTCCAGAGCCCGACTTTGTGGCGACCCATCGCCGTCTTGCCAAGCCCGGCTGGTTTCTGTCTGGGGGCTATATCAAGCTCACCATGCCGGTGTCTGAGCAGATTAGCGAAGAGGATATCTGCGCAGGGCGCTGCTTTGATGCTGATTGGTTGGTGGCTCAGGGGCAGCCGCGCAACCGTCGCTTATGGAAGTTGACGCGCTCCACATTCTGGAAAACTTGGCTGAACCGCCTCACTCCGGCCAATGCCAGTTGGAATGGAATGAACAGCTCTACCTGGACCGAGGACCTCAAAGCCGTGAATGGCTTTAACGAGGACATGCAGTACGGTGGCCTGGACCGTGAGCTGGGTGAGCGCTTGTGGAATTATGGCCATCAATCCCAGCAAATTCGCTACAGCACCGTGTGTCTGCACCTCGATCATGCCCGGGGTTATTCCAAGGCCCATATTCGCGCGCGCAACGACGCCATTCGTAAGGCGGTCAAAAAGAACAAAACGGTGCGTGCGGCGAATGGCATCCACAAGCTGCAAGACAGCACAGCATGA
- a CDS encoding glycosyltransferase: MSTEQPARQRILVVVHSLKMGGMERVAVDLADALARAGHDSHLMTCRTRPRVLAPREPAVQIHVHDKIRRLWASGLGGLFFLLSRLLLGVLIPKSHFMWVGWWSGLVLRAHVRALEKEFGRFDQIIFRGVGTFKTFWGWRDPRLRYVLENIVQDRQAAWFHRVEARLLYHRRHLVAVSTGVAESAQSFFDKYKAQPASLRVITNYCAAEEIYQQSLVAEPDLPSRPYILNVARLVPQKGQERLLRAYAQAQPAEDLVIVGDGPLRQKLHALARDLGVAERVIFAGQRQNPYPWMRQARLFVLSSIYEGLGVVLTEALACGTPLLAVDCPGGVRDVFHGPLRAWLVADSEQALAQGLRERLQQPREAVDPAWLEPFSEGAVVKEYLNGPA, from the coding sequence ATGAGCACGGAGCAGCCCGCCCGCCAACGCATCTTGGTGGTGGTGCACTCGCTGAAGATGGGGGGCATGGAGAGGGTGGCCGTGGACCTGGCGGATGCGCTGGCGCGCGCCGGTCACGACAGTCACCTCATGACCTGTCGCACACGACCTCGGGTTTTGGCGCCGCGCGAGCCCGCTGTGCAGATCCACGTACACGACAAGATCCGTCGCTTATGGGCTTCGGGCCTGGGTGGGCTGTTCTTCCTGCTGTCACGCCTACTGCTAGGCGTGCTGATTCCGAAATCGCATTTTATGTGGGTGGGCTGGTGGTCTGGCTTGGTGCTGCGTGCCCATGTGCGCGCTTTGGAAAAAGAGTTCGGGCGCTTCGATCAGATTATTTTTCGCGGGGTCGGCACTTTCAAAACTTTTTGGGGTTGGCGCGACCCCCGGCTGCGCTATGTGTTGGAAAACATTGTTCAGGATCGTCAGGCAGCTTGGTTTCATCGCGTGGAGGCCCGTTTGCTGTATCACCGGCGGCACCTGGTTGCGGTGAGTACAGGTGTGGCGGAGTCGGCACAAAGCTTCTTTGACAAATACAAGGCTCAGCCCGCTAGTTTGCGGGTGATTACCAACTATTGCGCAGCGGAGGAGATTTATCAGCAGTCCTTGGTGGCAGAGCCAGACCTTCCCTCGCGCCCCTATATCTTGAATGTGGCGAGGTTGGTGCCGCAAAAAGGGCAGGAGCGCCTGCTCCGAGCCTATGCCCAAGCACAGCCAGCTGAGGATTTGGTCATCGTCGGTGATGGCCCCTTGCGTCAAAAGCTACACGCCCTGGCGCGGGACTTGGGTGTGGCAGAACGAGTGATTTTCGCGGGCCAGCGGCAAAACCCTTATCCCTGGATGCGGCAGGCACGCCTCTTCGTGCTCAGCTCGATATACGAGGGCTTGGGGGTGGTGTTAACCGAGGCTCTGGCCTGCGGCACGCCACTTTTGGCTGTCGACTGCCCTGGGGGCGTCCGCGATGTTTTTCACGGCCCTTTGCGAGCCTGGCTGGTGGCCGACTCGGAGCAGGCCTTGGCCCAGGGCCTACGGGAGCGGCTGCAACAGCCGCGAGAAGCGGTAGACCCGGCTTGGCTAGAGCCGTTTTCGGAAGGCGCCGTGGTTAAGGAATATCTGAACGGCCCCGCTTAG
- a CDS encoding branched-chain amino acid transaminase, producing the protein MALTTMADRDGLIWYDGKMVEWRDATTHVLTHTLHYGAGVFEGVRAYATPQGAAIFRLQEHTDRLFNSAKILGMEIPFTKDEVNAAQIAAVRDNKLESAYMRPMAFYGSEGMGLRADNLQVHLIVAAWTWGTYLGDESMERGIRIRTSSYARHHPNVTMCRAKANGNYINSMLALNEALRDGYDEALLLDVDGYVAEGSGENIFMVVDGKLYTPTLLSALDGITRRTIFTLAEEAGIEVLEKRITRDELYVADEAFFTGTAAEVTPIREVDGRTIGSGARGPVTTQLQQRYFDIVKGQTDDYAHWRTVVA; encoded by the coding sequence ATGGCACTTACGACGATGGCGGACCGCGACGGCCTCATTTGGTACGACGGCAAGATGGTGGAATGGCGCGATGCCACCACCCATGTTTTGACGCACACGCTGCACTACGGGGCGGGTGTCTTTGAGGGTGTGCGCGCCTATGCAACGCCCCAGGGAGCCGCGATCTTTCGCCTACAAGAACACACCGACCGACTGTTCAACTCGGCCAAGATTCTGGGGATGGAGATTCCCTTCACCAAGGATGAGGTGAATGCGGCGCAGATTGCTGCCGTGCGAGACAACAAGCTCGAGTCGGCCTACATGCGTCCTATGGCCTTCTACGGCTCTGAAGGGATGGGGCTGCGGGCCGACAATTTGCAAGTCCACCTCATTGTGGCTGCCTGGACTTGGGGGACTTATTTGGGCGACGAGAGCATGGAACGCGGCATCCGCATTCGCACCAGCTCCTACGCTCGGCATCACCCCAACGTCACCATGTGCCGAGCCAAAGCCAACGGCAACTACATTAACTCCATGCTGGCTTTGAATGAGGCGCTGCGTGATGGCTACGACGAGGCATTGCTCCTGGACGTAGACGGCTATGTGGCCGAGGGCTCCGGTGAGAACATTTTTATGGTGGTCGACGGCAAGCTGTATACGCCCACCTTACTTTCCGCCCTGGACGGGATTACCCGCCGCACCATTTTCACTCTGGCTGAAGAAGCCGGCATTGAAGTGCTGGAAAAACGCATCACCCGCGACGAGCTCTATGTGGCGGATGAGGCTTTCTTTACTGGAACCGCTGCAGAAGTCACGCCGATCCGAGAAGTGGACGGGCGCACCATTGGCAGTGGCGCCCGTGGCCCTGTCACAACCCAATTACAGCAGCGCTATTTCGACATAGTGAAAGGGCAGACCGACGATTACGCGCACTGGCGTACCGTTGTCGCCTAA
- a CDS encoding 3-deoxy-D-manno-octulosonic acid kinase has translation MSASVHRQLGDCELLFDPQLWAEPDVALVDPQYWQQARSAGEGRGSARLVQGPAGESWVLREFLRGGLPGRLVRRRYAWPGLRRTRPWREFHLLQNMVEEGLPVPRPVAVAVWRQPLSYRGSLLMQAVERSQSLADCLQRGLWREADTQALDALLDRFAWAGYWHADLNARNVLRDDQGQLWLIDWDRGRAQQPAARCRQNRARLLRSLHKIATNENWSGVNLSGLETILTPFT, from the coding sequence GTGTCCGCTAGCGTTCACCGCCAGCTGGGCGACTGTGAGCTGCTTTTCGATCCGCAGCTTTGGGCCGAGCCTGATGTCGCGCTGGTAGACCCTCAGTATTGGCAGCAAGCGCGCAGCGCCGGTGAGGGGCGAGGCTCTGCGCGGTTGGTGCAGGGGCCGGCCGGGGAGTCATGGGTGCTGCGCGAGTTTTTGCGCGGCGGCTTGCCGGGGCGCTTGGTGCGTCGCCGATATGCCTGGCCGGGCCTGCGCCGCACCCGCCCCTGGCGTGAGTTCCATCTGCTTCAGAACATGGTCGAAGAAGGGCTTCCTGTGCCGCGGCCGGTCGCAGTCGCCGTATGGCGGCAGCCACTGAGTTATCGGGGTAGTTTGCTGATGCAGGCTGTAGAGCGCAGTCAGTCCCTGGCCGACTGTTTGCAGCGTGGCCTTTGGCGGGAGGCCGACACTCAGGCCTTGGACGCTCTATTGGATCGCTTTGCGTGGGCGGGGTATTGGCATGCTGACCTCAACGCACGCAATGTACTGCGGGATGACCAAGGCCAACTCTGGTTGATTGATTGGGACCGTGGCCGGGCCCAGCAACCAGCGGCGCGTTGTCGTCAAAATCGCGCGAGATTGCTGCGCTCGCTGCATAAAATTGCCACCAATGAGAATTGGTCGGGGGTGAATTTAAGCGGTTTGGAGACCATCCTGACCCCGTTTACATGA
- a CDS encoding lipid A biosynthesis acyltransferase, translated as MPKPTVSRDSESLWHPRHWPSWLVVGLLRLLALLPLRSFLAVGAGLGRLAYYLLPRRRRITQVNLEICFPELSAEQRQRMIRDHFAAVGMGMVEVMLCWWASPRSLHGRTRIEGAEHLRAAMDQGSGVILLSAHLTSLELATRILSQEFPVTAMYKPHRNPVFRTVMQHGRDTHADVQTIPFNDVRGMLRALKAGKIVWYAPDQSRRMKFSAVLPFFGHPAITNIATSRLARMTGAPVVPFFMYREQHPDGGPLWRLVLQPAMPGIPSGDDEADAAQTNKLFEDAIRVKPEQYLWMHRKFKGLPGEDLYRN; from the coding sequence ATGCCCAAGCCTACCGTGAGCCGAGATTCTGAATCCTTGTGGCATCCGCGCCACTGGCCAAGTTGGCTGGTCGTGGGCCTATTGCGTTTACTGGCCTTACTTCCTCTTCGTAGCTTTTTAGCCGTGGGGGCGGGCCTTGGCCGATTGGCTTACTACCTATTGCCGCGACGGCGCCGCATTACTCAGGTGAACTTGGAGATCTGCTTTCCAGAACTGAGTGCAGAGCAACGCCAACGCATGATTCGCGACCACTTTGCTGCGGTCGGAATGGGCATGGTGGAGGTGATGTTGTGCTGGTGGGCCAGCCCGCGCAGCTTGCACGGCCGCACGCGTATCGAAGGTGCCGAACATCTGCGCGCCGCAATGGATCAAGGCAGCGGGGTTATCTTACTTAGCGCACACCTCACATCCTTGGAACTGGCGACGCGCATCCTATCCCAGGAGTTTCCGGTCACGGCCATGTATAAACCACATCGCAATCCAGTCTTTCGCACTGTGATGCAGCATGGCCGAGATACTCACGCGGACGTACAAACGATCCCCTTCAATGATGTCCGTGGGATGCTGCGCGCGCTCAAAGCCGGCAAAATTGTGTGGTACGCACCAGACCAAAGCCGACGGATGAAATTTAGTGCGGTGCTGCCCTTCTTCGGCCATCCCGCCATCACTAACATTGCCACCAGCCGCCTCGCGAGGATGACAGGCGCGCCGGTAGTGCCGTTCTTCATGTACCGCGAGCAACATCCCGATGGCGGGCCTTTATGGCGTCTGGTGCTGCAACCCGCGATGCCTGGCATCCCCAGCGGAGATGATGAAGCCGATGCCGCCCAGACCAACAAACTCTTCGAAGACGCCATCCGTGTAAAACCCGAGCAGTACCTCTGGATGCACCGTAAGTTCAAGGGGCTGCCGGGTGAGGACCTCTATCGGAATTAA
- a CDS encoding 3-deoxy-D-manno-octulosonic acid transferase, protein MRLYPILAPILGPLALLALRWLARREPEWRHHMPQRRGELPVVGNAPLWVHAASVGEVRSALALVRALRQQYPRRPFLLTAFTPTGMAAWQAAKIPRATVAAWPIDHGPWVRRALDRVRPQLLLIIETEIWPQMLLAAHQRQIPVVFVSARVRASSVRGWKRWLGAGLMRRCLGPVALLSAQTPADAKRFSQLGAQRVAALGSLKWDLAAPAPQPAWADCLASVCTGRPVWLAASTHPGEEEQVLKAHRSLRRDWPQALLILAPRHPRRAAEVTQLAQQQGLSVVRRSTKQAPEAAAVWLLDTLGELQAVFDQVKVVFMGGSLVPIGGHNLLEPARARCAIITGPHWRNAEDVGQALQDAQAWLPIEQGGELPKVIAELWQSPQRVTQLGRDAQAVQQAGSGAQSRIVQALRPWLDN, encoded by the coding sequence ATGCGACTGTACCCCATCCTGGCACCAATTTTGGGCCCACTGGCCCTGCTGGCTCTGCGCTGGCTGGCGCGACGCGAGCCTGAATGGCGACATCATATGCCCCAGCGACGCGGAGAGCTTCCCGTGGTCGGCAACGCGCCGCTATGGGTGCATGCGGCCTCGGTTGGCGAGGTGCGCTCGGCTTTAGCATTGGTACGGGCATTGCGTCAGCAATACCCGCGGCGCCCCTTCTTGCTGACAGCCTTTACGCCAACCGGGATGGCGGCCTGGCAGGCTGCAAAGATTCCTAGGGCCACGGTCGCAGCATGGCCTATTGACCATGGTCCGTGGGTGCGCCGCGCTTTGGACCGGGTGCGGCCCCAGCTACTCCTGATTATCGAAACGGAAATATGGCCGCAAATGCTGCTTGCTGCACACCAGCGTCAGATTCCCGTGGTGTTTGTGAGTGCCAGGGTGCGGGCGAGTAGTGTGCGCGGCTGGAAGCGTTGGCTGGGTGCGGGGTTGATGCGTCGCTGCCTGGGGCCGGTGGCTTTACTGAGTGCGCAAACGCCGGCCGATGCAAAACGTTTTAGCCAGCTGGGGGCACAGCGGGTGGCAGCCCTGGGGAGCTTAAAATGGGATCTCGCGGCGCCTGCGCCCCAGCCCGCATGGGCGGACTGCTTAGCCAGTGTCTGTACCGGGCGGCCCGTGTGGTTGGCGGCCAGTACGCACCCCGGTGAAGAGGAGCAAGTGCTTAAAGCCCACCGGAGCTTGCGGAGAGACTGGCCGCAGGCGCTGTTGATTTTGGCACCAAGACATCCTCGCCGGGCTGCGGAGGTCACGCAGTTGGCGCAGCAGCAGGGCCTCAGCGTGGTGCGACGTTCCACCAAGCAGGCGCCGGAAGCCGCGGCGGTGTGGCTGCTGGATACTTTGGGCGAGCTGCAAGCCGTCTTTGATCAGGTCAAGGTGGTGTTCATGGGGGGATCCTTAGTGCCTATTGGCGGCCACAACTTGCTAGAGCCCGCCCGCGCGCGCTGCGCCATCATCACCGGCCCGCATTGGCGTAATGCCGAGGACGTAGGACAGGCCTTGCAAGACGCGCAAGCTTGGCTGCCTATTGAACAGGGGGGCGAGCTACCCAAGGTGATTGCTGAGCTATGGCAAAGCCCGCAGCGCGTGACTCAATTGGGGCGGGATGCTCAGGCCGTACAGCAGGCTGGAAGCGGCGCCCAATCACGCATCGTGCAGGCTTTGCGCCCTTGGCTAGATAACTAA